The following are encoded in a window of Sinorhizobium sojae CCBAU 05684 genomic DNA:
- a CDS encoding substrate-binding domain-containing protein produces the protein MAVNLKQLAELLGLSQTTVSRALNGYPEVNAETRRRVLDAVRTTGYRPNRAAQRLATGKAYSIGLVMPIASGIDSDIHFGEFLAGLAEEALKHDFHFVLNPSAPDDEEATFRRLAASGNVDAVFLAYMRQNDPRIPILKSLSIPFVVHGRSMGGPRDYPFLDVDNTRAFYDAAKLLLQLGHRRIALINGPEHLAFSVRRKKGLMRALEEWGLRLDEALVHHSEMTDEYGYRSMQSFLERPGPPTALLCASTVLALGAVRAINQAGLVIGRDISVIAHDDVLPMLRPENFSVPLTTTRSSLRAAGARIATRLIAGILNLGDYPQQELWRAELIVRASTGSAPER, from the coding sequence ATGGCGGTCAATCTGAAGCAGCTAGCGGAGCTACTCGGCCTGTCTCAGACGACGGTCAGCCGCGCGCTCAACGGCTATCCTGAAGTCAATGCGGAAACACGCCGGCGGGTGCTCGACGCGGTGCGCACAACCGGCTATCGCCCCAACCGGGCGGCCCAGCGGCTCGCAACGGGAAAAGCGTACTCGATCGGCCTCGTCATGCCGATTGCATCCGGCATCGATTCCGACATTCATTTCGGGGAATTCCTGGCGGGCCTGGCCGAGGAGGCCCTGAAGCACGATTTCCATTTCGTACTCAATCCGAGCGCCCCCGACGACGAGGAAGCGACGTTCCGGCGGCTTGCCGCCAGCGGCAATGTCGATGCGGTCTTTCTCGCCTATATGCGCCAGAACGATCCGCGCATTCCCATATTGAAATCACTCTCCATTCCCTTTGTCGTGCACGGCCGATCAATGGGCGGGCCGCGCGACTATCCCTTTCTCGATGTCGACAATACCCGCGCCTTCTACGACGCCGCCAAACTCCTGCTCCAGCTCGGACATCGCCGGATCGCGTTGATCAACGGCCCGGAACATCTCGCCTTTTCCGTCCGTCGGAAAAAAGGGCTGATGCGGGCGCTCGAGGAATGGGGTCTCCGCCTGGACGAAGCGCTCGTCCACCATTCCGAGATGACGGACGAATACGGTTACAGGAGCATGCAATCCTTCCTGGAGCGGCCGGGCCCTCCAACGGCCCTCCTCTGCGCCAGTACCGTTCTCGCGCTCGGCGCCGTGCGAGCGATCAACCAGGCTGGCCTCGTCATCGGCCGCGACATTTCGGTCATCGCCCATGACGACGTGCTTCCCATGCTGAGGCCGGAGAATTTCAGCGTGCCGCTGACGACGACGCGTTCCTCGCTGAGGGCCGCCGGCGCGCGCATTGCCACGCGCCTGATCGCGGGCATACTCAATCTC